A region of the Montipora foliosa isolate CH-2021 chromosome 8, ASM3666993v2, whole genome shotgun sequence genome:
GCCAGTCAtgatagttttgttttcctttttttggttttagGTCCAGCACATCAATCCCCTGTGATAGCATCCAAGGCATCATTTAGTCATCCTGCTGGTATTGATGTGCTTATGATCCAACctggaaaaaatgaaattgcCTTTGTCTGTGACAAAGGAAACTCTTGCATTCGCTTCATTAAAGGTGTACACTCATTTCAAGGGGATAAATTTGTTGGCATGTTAAAAGTACAGCCCATCCCTGCCAACTGGAAACCTGAAGGTCTTGCAGTTATCTCCAAAGACACATTAGCAGTTACAGAAGGGACCACTGTTAACCTTGTTTGTATGGAGACCAGTTATAATGCTGGCCAACTTGTTAAAGTTGTGGACAATTTAGAAGCACCACATGGGCTTTGCCCAAGTAGGACTGAAGGAACTATCTTTGTAGCCGATGGGCACAGCATCAAAGAAATTAACTTAGAGGAAAAATCTGTTAGAATCAGTTGCGATGGATTCCAGCAGGCTTTTGATGTTGCATTGTCAGTGAGTGGGAATCTGGGTGTCACAGATGTTAAAGGACACAAAATCTTCATTCTTAAAGAACAAAATGGCACTTGCATGTACAGCATTAAAAGTACAATTGGAAATGGAATCTTTGGCTACTCTGATGGTCCAGCAGCAAAGGCTCAGCTTTCAGAACCCACAGGGCTATGTTTTGATTTTGACAGTGCAATTTTTTGTTGCTTTGGTGGAAGCAAAAATGGCTACATAAAGATTCACACCACTGTAGAATTTGCATGTACGTTTATGAGCAAGGTTCGAGAAATTTACCATGCCATAGGATTTCTTCCCAAAAAGGAGCAGAATCGACTAGCTCAGATTGGAGTGAGACCTGCCTTCCCATTTGTTGAAAGCACAGAGAAACTTATTGATTCATTGGCCTACATGGAGAGCTTAACAGCCCAACGGAAAGACTACCTCAAGATGGCAACAGCTGGCCCTGAGGGAAATGTATACCATGCTTCAGTCAATGGCTTTGCAGAGACTGTTAAGGGTCTGGAGGCACATACCCAATCACTCGAGCAGGCAGATTTGCATGATGTTCTGGACAAGTTTAACCTTTATGCATTTGTCAACGAGTCCCGCAAGGAGCATGGTTTTGCAAAGCACAAACAGAATGGGCAGTACAGGCACCCTACTCTCCAGCAGTATGTACGCAGTAAAGATCGTCATGAAGTAGAGCTAATCAAGAAGACCTGTCAGTGTCCACATGCATATCACACAAATACATTTAGTGCCTACCAGCCAAGCCACAGGTCCAATTTGTCTTCTGTTAAAACCATTACACAGTACAGGAAATGGTGTGAACAGTTCCATCCGCCTCAAAGCCAGGAATCTAGTGAGCAGACAAAACAAGACCTCAAGGTAGCGAGGATGCTCAATGTTTTGACCAAAGCTAGACCATCACAAAACATCAGGGACTTGTACAGATATAAATGTGGGTATGGCCCCTGTGTCATCATTCAAAAAGATGTGCTATTACAAGGCAATACAGACCAAATCCAGCTGCATTATCCAGCTTTTTGTGAACTGATGAGAGGACTAGAAATCAGAAGAGGAGAAAACACACCAGAGATTGGCCGTGTCCCCTCCaacaattatttgtttgttccAGGGGATATTGTTGCAGTTAACCCTGGAACAGATGATGGTGTCCCCAGTGGTGATAAATGGTGGCTTCTTCAGGTCAACAAGCCACGTGAATCAAATAGAGATAGACCTGGGTGCCATGTATTTGGATTTTGGCTGAATGAGCAAGCAACTAGTAATGAGTCTATTCCTGGAAGGCATTTTTCACTGTTGCCTAACCCTGTCAAGATCTATTTTGGAAGCATTATCAAGGACAATAAAATCCCAGTTGTTGTTCCAGTAGAAGAACTGAGTTCAGATTGGCAAAGTGGAAATGTCTTATTCACATTTACAAACGAGTACTGCACTAAGCTAGATGAATTATCAGATAATTATAGAAGTAAGTTAGACATTGCTCAGTCAAATGTAGAAGAAAGTGATGTGGATTCGGAGTCTGAAGATGATAGTGTTCAACAAAGTGTCATTCATGAGATGGAACTCACAGCCATGGAACAAAGGAGAAGAGTCGTGAGAAATGTAGATGGTGAAATCATGACATCATACCGAGATCTCTACAATCCCCGTCTATCCAGACGACAGGCACGTCGAACACCAAATTTGACTCACATGGAAACAGAACTGGAGGCAGAAAGAAATTGCCCTGAATTTGATCACACAACAGAAGACACTGGCCAAGTATTATAATTAATGGTGATAGTATTCTCTACGTTAGGAGTAGCCTTCCTAGAGTCTATGAGCATGATTCTTAAAGGACCATATACTCAGTCATGTCTTATTTTGTATTACTTGTTGTGATGCAATAAGAATTTGCTTCACCGTGCATGGAAAGTAGGTTACACTGTGAGGCATTAAGCTCCTCTCATATTATTCAAATTATAGGCCATTTgtactaagaggtcatgtgacatcgtttttatgaaaatgaaagttatttgattttGCCTTCAAAAAACGATTATTGGGTCatatcttaaacaaaataatagtgatttggtttttcaaacccacGCCATTTTCTTTAAATGAGTAAGCTTGTAGcttgtcacgtgacctcttTCTGAACACAaattttgctt
Encoded here:
- the LOC137967332 gene encoding uncharacterized protein isoform X1, which produces MILEYCCWNLVQGFTCKCPYEISVTEVEGDYLAHWLNQFIRSGIITREHLIYQSIDAFMTEQLSQPNPVTKWEQWPTLFSYCESLAELAARKGYMFYLGGKRFGLKEHRDVVAPTVSYCHPGPSLSTLDSRTLAPVYDSGPHLNNIMLLLTLLDSLGGIPCFEAPGLKKFFTVVHYDGMPLNIGTFPRQENGETFFDGIIPKIELCKMRELYQEGNTAVHKYISDNCSWISEVKEFDVCDASGQVHVNMFTKFTSAGGDAGSVKRELSEVLECLEACSNCLLAGNAKNCRYPSLKDVCIRCQRLDLESQPCISARCIHVSSDQAPSQRKAHIELNSVASNDVNCPNYRFYGFGLLHFCKNCISSLRHYRLTDMSGTFFVGLLSSVWASSTSEAKKMKSVTPATVFAFRDAHSDEIGYQTVSKPLEDIVKETGAIVTTLVPEQYKPTAVEAKTHAILGRPLYVTRNANGDILWTDAEYEFVGMGNRHIPTKCIALGTFDNPVLGPAHQSPVIASKASFSHPAGIDVLMIQPGKNEIAFVCDKGNSCIRFIKGVHSFQGDKFVGMLKVQPIPANWKPEGLAVISKDTLAVTEGTTVNLVCMETSYNAGQLVKVVDNLEAPHGLCPSRTEGTIFVADGHSIKEINLEEKSVRISCDGFQQAFDVALSVSGNLGVTDVKGHKIFILKEQNGTCMYSIKSTIGNGIFGYSDGPAAKAQLSEPTGLCFDFDSAIFCCFGGSKNGYIKIHTTVEFACTFMSKVREIYHAIGFLPKKEQNRLAQIGVRPAFPFVESTEKLIDSLAYMESLTAQRKDYLKMATAGPEGNVYHASVNGFAETVKGLEAHTQSLEQADLHDVLDKFNLYAFVNESRKEHGFAKHKQNGQYRHPTLQQYVRSKDRHEVELIKKTCQCPHAYHTNTFSAYQPSHRSNLSSVKTITQYRKWCEQFHPPQSQESSEQTKQDLKVARMLNVLTKARPSQNIRDLYRYKCGYGPCVIIQKDVLLQGNTDQIQLHYPAFCELMRGLEIRRGENTPEIGRVPSNNYLFVPGDIVAVNPGTDDGVPSGDKWWLLQVNKPRESNRDRPGCHVFGFWLNEQATSNESIPGRHFSLLPNPVKIYFGSIIKDNKIPVVVPVEELSSDWQSGNVLFTFTNEYCTKLDELSDNYRSKLDIAQSNVEESDVDSESEDDSVQQSVIHEMELTAMEQRRRVVRNVDGEIMTSYRDLYNPRLSRRQARRTPNLTHMETELEAERNCPEFDHTTEDTGQVL
- the LOC137967332 gene encoding uncharacterized protein isoform X2, which produces MILEYCCWNLVQGFTCKCPYEISVTEVEGDYLAHWLNQFIRSGIITREHLIYQSIDAFMTEQLSQPNPVTKWEQWPTLFSYCESLAELAARKGYMFYLGGKRFGLKEHRDVVAPTVSYCHPGPSLSTLDSRTLAPVYDSGPHLNNIMLLLTLLDSLGGIPCFEAPGLKKFFTVVHYDGMPLNIGTFPRQENGETFFDGIIPKIELCKMRELYQEGNTAVHKYISDNCSWISEVKEFDVCDASGQVHVNMFTKFTSAGGDAGSVKRELSEVLECLEACSNCLLAGNAKNCRYPSLKDVCIRCQRLDLESQPCISARCIHVSSDQAPSQRKAHIELNSVASNDVNCPNYRFYGFGLLHFCKNCISSLRHYRLTDMSGTFFVGLLSSVWASSTSEAKKMKSVTPATVFAFRDAHSDEIGYQTVSKPLEDIVKETGAIVTTLVPEQYKPTAVEAKTHAILGRPLYVTRNANGDILWTDAEYEFVGMGNRHIPTKCIALGTFDNPGPAHQSPVIASKASFSHPAGIDVLMIQPGKNEIAFVCDKGNSCIRFIKGVHSFQGDKFVGMLKVQPIPANWKPEGLAVISKDTLAVTEGTTVNLVCMETSYNAGQLVKVVDNLEAPHGLCPSRTEGTIFVADGHSIKEINLEEKSVRISCDGFQQAFDVALSVSGNLGVTDVKGHKIFILKEQNGTCMYSIKSTIGNGIFGYSDGPAAKAQLSEPTGLCFDFDSAIFCCFGGSKNGYIKIHTTVEFACTFMSKVREIYHAIGFLPKKEQNRLAQIGVRPAFPFVESTEKLIDSLAYMESLTAQRKDYLKMATAGPEGNVYHASVNGFAETVKGLEAHTQSLEQADLHDVLDKFNLYAFVNESRKEHGFAKHKQNGQYRHPTLQQYVRSKDRHEVELIKKTCQCPHAYHTNTFSAYQPSHRSNLSSVKTITQYRKWCEQFHPPQSQESSEQTKQDLKVARMLNVLTKARPSQNIRDLYRYKCGYGPCVIIQKDVLLQGNTDQIQLHYPAFCELMRGLEIRRGENTPEIGRVPSNNYLFVPGDIVAVNPGTDDGVPSGDKWWLLQVNKPRESNRDRPGCHVFGFWLNEQATSNESIPGRHFSLLPNPVKIYFGSIIKDNKIPVVVPVEELSSDWQSGNVLFTFTNEYCTKLDELSDNYRSKLDIAQSNVEESDVDSESEDDSVQQSVIHEMELTAMEQRRRVVRNVDGEIMTSYRDLYNPRLSRRQARRTPNLTHMETELEAERNCPEFDHTTEDTGQVL